In Mustela lutreola isolate mMusLut2 chromosome 1, mMusLut2.pri, whole genome shotgun sequence, one genomic interval encodes:
- the LOC131822553 gene encoding olfactory receptor 4C11-like, with protein MELNSSVNEFILFGLTQNVLKEKVVFVVFLFLYLATLMANLLIMMTIRYSRTLGSPMYFFLFHLSFADACFSTTTAPRMIVDSLSEKKVISYNECMTQIFSVHFFGCLEVLVLVFLSFDRYVAICKPLRYTTIMSQQVCDTMVNLAWVVSCIHSSSQIFLALKLPFCGPNVIDHYFCDMTPLLKLACMDTYTINLLIVFNSGAICMVSFIVLLTSYIFILHSLNNQSAEGRKKALSTCTSHIIVVILFFVPCIFTYTRPVTTFPVDKMVAVFYTIGTPLLNPLIYTLRNAEVKNAIRKLWCNKL; from the coding sequence ATGGAGTTGAATAGCAGTGTGAATGAGTTCATTCTGTTTGGGCTAACCCAAAATGTTCTAAAGGAGAAAGTTGTGTTTGTGGTCTTCTTGTTTCTATACCTTGCAACTCTGATGGCAAATTTACTGATTATGATGACCATAAGATACAGCCGGACACTTGGGAgtcccatgtacttcttcctcttccacttatCCTTTGCTGATGCCTGTTTCTCAACCACCACTGCTCCTAGGATGATAGTAGATTCTCTATCTGAGAAAAAAGTCATCTCCTACAATGAGTGCATGACCCAGATTTTTTCAGTTCACTTCTTTGGGTGTTTGGAGGTCTTAGTGCTAGTCTTCCTGTCTTTTGATCGCTATGTGGCCATTTGTAAGCCCCTGCGGTACACAACTATCATGAGCCAGCAAGTCTGTGATACAATGGTGAATCTGGCCTGGGTGGTATCTTGTATCCATTCTTCTTCACAGATTTTCTTGGCTTTGAAACTACCATTCTGTGGACCCAATGTTATTGATCATTATTTCTGTGATATGACTCCATTGCTGAAACTTGCATGCATGGACACTTACACAATCAATTTACTCATAGTTTTTAACAGCGGGGCTATCTGCATGGTAAGTTTCATAGTCCTGCTTACctcttatatttttatcttacatTCTTTGAATAACCAGAgtgcagaaggaagaaagaaagcccTCTCTACTTGCACCTCCCACATTATTGTTGTCATCTTATTCTTTGTCCCATGTATATTCACATATACTCGTCCTGTAACTACATTTCCAGTGGACAAGATGGTGGCTGTGTTTTACACTATTGGGACACCCTTGCTCAACCCTCTGATTTACACTCTGAGAAATGCAGAAGTGAAAAATGCCATAAGGAAGTTATGGTGCAACAAACTCTGA
- the LOC131822554 gene encoding olfactory receptor 4C11-like, protein MNSSVTEFILFGLTQDAGKQKAIFAVLLMLYLATLLGNFLIVVTIKKSRTLESPMYFFLFYLSFADACFSTTTAPRLIVDAISQKKTISYNECMTQVFAAHFFGCMEIFVLILMAFDRYVAICKPLRYTTIMSHHVCRVLVILSWVGSCIHSSAQLFLALRLPFCGPNVIDHYFCDLQPLLKLACMDTYVINLLVVSNSGAICMVSFIILLISYVVILYSLRNHSAEGRRKALSTCTTHFIVVVLFFGPCIFIYTRPATTFPIDKMVAVFYTIGTPLLNPLIYTLRNAEVKNAMKKLWCS, encoded by the coding sequence ATGAATAGCAGTGTGACTGAATTCATTCTGTTTGGGTTGACACAGGATGCAGGAAAGCAGAAAGCAATATTTGCGGTCTTGTTAATGCTTTACCTTGCCACACTGTTGGGGAACTTTCTCATTGTAGTGACTATTAAGAAAAGCAGGACCCTTGAGAgtcccatgtacttcttcctatTTTATCTGTCCTTTGCTGATGCCTGCTTCTCTACAACCACAGCCCCCAGATTGATTGTGGATGCCATTTCTCAGAAGAAGACCATTTCCTACAATGAGTGCATGACTCAGGTCTTTGCAGCCCACTTCTTTGGGTGCATGGAAATCTTTGTGCTCATCCTCATGGCTTTTGATCGCTATGTAGCCATTTGTAAGCCCTTGCGATACACAACCATCATGAGCCACCATGTCTGCCGTGTGCTGGTGATTCTAAGCTGGGTGGGATCCTGTATCCACTCTTCAGCACAACTTTTCCTGGCTTTGAGATTGCCTTTCTGTGGCCCCAATGTGATTGACCACTATTTCTGTGACTTGCAGCCCTTGTTGAAACTAGCCTGCATGGACACTTATGTGATAAACTTGCTAGTTGTTTCCAACAGTGGAGCCATATGCATGGTAAGTTTCATAATTCTACTTATCTCCTATGTTGTCATCTTGTACTCTCTGAGAAACCACAGTGCAGAAGGAAGGCGAAAAGCTCTTTCCACCTGCACCACCCATTTTATTGTGGTTGTCCTATTTTTTGGTCCATGCATATTCATATACACACGCCCAGCAACCACGTTTCCAATAGACAAGATGGTGGCTGTGTTTTACACAATTGGGACACCCTTGCTCAACCCTCTGATCTATACACTGAGGAATGCGGAAGTGAAAAATGCCATGAAAAAGTTATGGTGTAGCTAA